A single Hypanus sabinus isolate sHypSab1 chromosome 24, sHypSab1.hap1, whole genome shotgun sequence DNA region contains:
- the LOC132380773 gene encoding C3a anaphylatoxin chemotactic receptor-like: MYYGDDYYDNIFLFGNYSDENLPEDSGTQLPAASILSIFVYALTFLLGVPGNGAVIWVTGFKMKRSVNTVWFLNLAVADLTYCLSLPFQMANVALGSSWPTDNVLCKLIPSAIVLNMFASVFLLTMISVDRCLAVTRPVWSQTHRSLSWVRAACLAAWGLAFLMCLPTLLTRKIYINTEFGFTYCTLNYTGTYFRDRTREVVEVTRALFAYILPFIIMTFCYLLIGQKLQRGKFAKSSKTRKPVRLIAVVVAAFFLCWLPYHICGLAQAFSKHPEAWVWDSFSVGLASFNSALNPILYVFAGRDFRQVFRRSLSTSLRLAFAEERTESACRTRIKTISSTDASV, encoded by the coding sequence ATGTATTATGGAGATGATTACTACGACAACATTTTTTTATTTGGAAACTACTCTGATGAGAACTTACCTGAGGATTCTGGGACCCAACTGCCAGCAGCCTCCATCTTGTCCATCTTTGTCTACGCCCTCACTTTCCTGTTGGGTGTCCCTGGCAACGGGGCCGTCATCTGGGTGACAGGCTTCAAGATGAAGCGGAGCGTCAACACGGTGTGGTTCTTGAACTTGGCTGTGGCAGACCTGACCTACTGcctcagcctccccttccagatgGCTAACGTTGCCCTGGGAAGCTCCTGGCCCACAGACAACGTCCTCTGTAAGCTCATTCCCTCGGCCATCGTCCTCAACATGTTCGCCAGTGTTTTCCTATTGACCATGATCAGCGTCGACCGCTGTCTGGCTGTCACTAGGCCCgtttggtcccagactcaccgGTCCCTGTCTTGGGTGCGTGCGGCCTGCCTTGCGGCCTGGGGCCTCGCCTTCCTCATGTGCCTGCCCACTCTGCTGACACGGAAGATTTACATAAACACTGAGTTCGGCTTTACTTACTGCACCTTGAACTACACTGGGACTTATTTCAGAGACCGGACCAGGGAGGTGGTGGAGGTGACGCGGGCCCTCTTTGCTTACATCTTGCCCTTCATCATCATGACATTCTGCTACCTCCTGATTGGCCAGAAGCTGCAGAGGGGCAAGTTCGCCAAGTCCAGCAAGACCAGGAAGCCTGTCCGCCTCATTGCTGTTGTAGTTGCCGCCTTTTTCCTCTGCTGGCTCCCATACCACATCTGCGGCCTAGCTCAGGCTTTCTCCAAACATCCCGAGGCCTGGGTCTGGGATAGCTTTTCCGTGGGCCTAGCCTCCTTCAACAGCGCCCTGAACCCCATCCTCTATGTCTTTGCCGGCCGTGACTTCCGCCAGGTTTTCCGGCGTTCCCTGTCCACCTCGCTCCGTTTGGCCTTTGCTGAGGAGCGGACGGAGTCAGCCTGCAGGACTCGCATCAAGACCATCTCCAGTACGGATGCCAGTGTGTGA